A window from Odocoileus virginianus isolate 20LAN1187 ecotype Illinois chromosome 24, Ovbor_1.2, whole genome shotgun sequence encodes these proteins:
- the NCKAP5L gene encoding nck-associated protein 5-like — MSEAMDQSAGSPGNLNPGEGGDGSTEPGTCQELLHRLRELEAENSALAQANENQRETYERCLDEVANHVVQALLNQKDLREECIKLKKRVFDLERQNQMLSALFQQKLQLTAGSLPQIPLAPLQPPSEPPASPSLSSAEGPATSLPLGRCAGQREVCWEQQLRSGGPGPPAAPPPALDALSPFLRKKAQILEVLRALEETDPLLLCSPATPWQPPGEGPGSPEPINGELCGPPQPEPSPWAPYLLLGPGSLGGLLHWERLLGGPGEEEGAGRPWGPGRGSPQAQGTGSGPPCVPGSSSSSSSDEAGDPNEAPSPDTLLGALARKQLNLGQLLEDTESYLQAFLAGAACPLSGDHPGPRQPSSPDQGPPQLSKSKGLPKSAWVGGTPEAHRPGFGATSEGQGSLPFLSMFMGAGDTPLGSRPGHPHSSSQVKSKLQIGPPSPGEAQGPLLPSPARGLKFLKLPPASEKVPSPGGPQLSPQLPRNSRIPCRNSGSDGSPSPLLARRGLGGGELSPEGAQGLPTSPSPCSTTPDPAQLRPPQPALSATLSPGPTVSPCYENILDLSRNTFRGPSPEPPPSPLQVPTYPQLTLEVPRVPEVLRSPGIPSSPCHPESCPYEGTQEKSSDKAGSESPHPGRRAPGSSSKKPSQGAGRRPGDPGYTPLRDRLAALGKLKTGPEGPQGPEKNGVPVRPGTEKARGAGKSGESTGDTAPPASRPPEQPEAKGALRGAVALGTSSLKQQESGLLGDPGARVYSSHSMGARVDLEPVSPRSCLTKVELAKSRLAGALCPQVPRTPAKVPTSAPSLGKPNKSPHSSPTKLPSKSPTKVVPRPVVPPATKEPPKPDKGKGPPWADCGSTVAQPMSPAPGPADPGPGPEGRAPHSAIEEKVMKGIEENMLRLQGQERAPGTEAKHRNTSSIASWFGLKKSKLPALNRRTETTKGKEGAGGSPLRKEVKMEARKLEAESLNISKLMAKAEDLRRALEEEKAYLSSRARPRPGGPAPGTSASLGQGQGQLVGMYQGADTFMQQLLNRVDGKELPPKSWREPKPEYGDFQTVSSDPKNPWPACGPRNGLVGPLQGCGKPPGKPSIEPGRQEEMPSEDSLAEPVTTSHFTACGSLTRTLDSGIGTFPPPDHGSSGTPSKNLPKTKPPRLEPPPGVPPARPPPLTKVPRRAHTLEREVPGIEELLVSGRHPSMPAFPALLTAAPGHRGHQTCPDDPCEDPGPPPPVQLAKNWTFPNARAASGSSDPFLCPPRQLEGLPRTPMALPMDGKRSLEPSRPAPAPQGPAFGGSRTPSTSDVGEEGRVASGGPPGLETSESLSDSLYDSLSSCGSQG, encoded by the exons ATGTCGGAGGCCATGGACCAGTCGGCTGGGAGCCCTGGAAACCTGAACCCAGGAGAAGGTGGTGATGGCAGCACAGAGCCGGGCACCTGCCAGGAACTCCTGCACCGGCTGCGGGAGCTGGAG GCAGAGAACTCAGCACTCGCCCAAGCCAACGAAAATCAGCGGGAGACCTACGAGCGCTGTCTGGACGAG GTTGCCAACCACGTGGTGCAGGCACTGCTAAACCAAAAG GACCTGCGAGAGGAGTGCATCAAGCTGAAGAAGAGGGTGTTTGACCTGGAACGGCAGAACCAGATGCTGAGCGCCCTGTTTCAGCAGAAGCTCCAGCTGACAGCGGGCTCCCTCCCTCAG ATCCCACTTGCCCCACTCCAGCCGCCTTCAGAGCCACCGGCCTCGCCCTCCCTGAGCTCCGCCGAGGGACCAGCCACCTCGCTGCCTCTGGGGCGCTGCGCTGGGCAGAGAGAG GTGTGCTGGGAGCAGCAGCTGCGGTCAGGAGGCCCAGGACCCCCAGCCGCACCACCCCCAGCGCTGGATGCCCTCTCCCCATTCCTTCGAAAGAAAGCGCAGATCCTGGAGGTGCTGAGAGCCCTGGAAGAGACGGACCCCTTGCTTCTGTGCTCACCTGCTACCCCCTGGCAGCCTCCAGGCGAGGGTCCTGGCTCCCCGGAGCCCATCAATGGCGAGCTGTGTGGCCCGCCTCAGCCTGAACCCTCTCCCTGGGCCCCCTACCTGCTACTAGGTCCTGGTAGCTTGGGAGGCCTGCTGCACTGGGAGCGCCTCTTAGGGGgcccaggggaggaggagggtgctGGGCGGCCCTGGGGCCCTGGTAGGGGCTCCCCACAGGCCCAGGGCACTGGTTCTGGGCcgccctgtgtgccaggcagtagctcctcctcctcttctgatGAGGCCGGTGACCCCAATGAGGCCCCCAGCCCAGACACCCTGCTAGGGGCCCTGGCCCGCAAGCAGTTGAACCTGGGCCAGCTCCTTGAAGATACAGAGTCTTACCTACAGGCCTTTTTGGCCGGGGCTGCTTGCCCTCTCAGCGGGGACCACCCGGGTCCGAGGCAGCCATCCTCCCCAGACCAGGGGCCCCCACAACTATCCAAGTCCAAAGGCCTCCCCAAGTCAGCTTGGGTTGGGGGTACCCCAGAGGCCCACAGGCCGGGCTTTGGTGCTACCTCAGAGGGCCAGGGgtccctccccttcctcagcaTGTTCATGGGTGCAGGGGACACCCCCCTGGGCTCACGGCCTGGCCACCCCCACTCTTCATCTCAGGTGAAAAGCAAGCTCCAAATTGGCCCCCCTTCTcctggggaagcccaaggaccCCTTCTGCCCTCTCCAGCCAGAGGTCTCAAGTTTCTAAAGCTGCCTCCAGCCTCAGAGAAGGTCCCCAGCCCAGGAGGCCCCCAGCTCAGCCCCCAGCTCCCCCGGAATTCCCGAATACCCTGTCGGAACAGTGGCTCAGACGGCAGCCCCTCCCCACTGCTGGCCCGCAGGGGTCTGGGCGGAGGAGAGCTGTCCCCAGAGGGGGCACAGGGCCTGCCCACCAGCCCTTCACCCTGCTCCACGACCCCTGACCCTGCACAGCTCAGACCTCCCCAGCCAGCCTTGTCTGCTACACTTTCCCCAGGACCCACGGTGTCTCCTTGCTACGAGAACATTCTGGACCTTTCCCGGAACACCTTTAGGGGGCCTTCCCCAGAGCCACCTCCATCTCCTCTGCAGGTGCCCACCTACCCACAACTAACTCTGGAGGTGCCACGGGTCCCTGAGGTCCTCAGAAGCCCTGGCATCCCCTCCAGCCCTTGCCACCCAGAATCCTGCCCCTATGAGGGCACACAGGAGAAGAGTTCGGACAAGGCAGGCTCTGAGTCTCCCCATCCTGGCCGCAGGGCCCCAGGCAGCTCGTCCAAGAAGCCCAGCCAGGGGGCAGGACGGCGACCTGGAGATCCTGGCTACACGCCTCTGCGAGACAGACTAGCAGCCCTGGGGAAACTGAAGACTGGCCCTGAGGGGCCTCAGGGCCCAGAGAAGAATGGGGTGCCTGTCAGACCTGGCACTGAGAAGGCCCGGGGAGCAGGGAAGTCAGGGGAGAGCACTGGAGACACAGCACCCCCTGCTTCCAGGCCCCCTGAGCAGCCAGAAGCCAAGGGGGCCCTGCGGGGGGCAGTGGCCTTAGGCACAAGCAGCCTGAAGCAACAGGAATCTGGGCTCCTGGGGGACCCCGGGGCCCGAGTCTACTCTTCCCACTCCATGGGGGCCCGGGTGGACCTGGAGCCTGTCTCACCAAggagctgcctcaccaaagtggAGCTGGCCAAGAGCCGGCTGGCAGGGGCCCTGTGCCCCCAGGTACCCCGCACCCCTGCCAAAGTGCCAACCTCAGCCCCCAGCCTTGGCAAACCCAATAAGAGCCCCCACAGCAGCCCAACCAAGCTGCCTTCAAAGTCACCCACTAAGGTGGTGCCCCGACCTGTGGTCCCACCGGCCACCAAGGAGCCCCCCAAACCTGACAAGGGGAAGGGCCCACCCTGGGCAGACTGTGGCAGCACCGTGGCCCAGCCCATGTCCCCAGCACCTGGCCCTGCCGACCCAGGCCCAGGCCCTGAGGGGCGGGCCCCACACTCGGCCATTGAGGAGAAGGTGATGAAGGGCATCGAGGAGAATATGCTGCGGCTCCAGGGCCAGGAGCGGGCACCCGGCACCGAGGCCAAGCATCGGAACACCAGCAGCATCGCCAGCTGGTTTGGCCTTAAGAAGAGCAAGCTGCCAGCATTAAACCGCCGCACAGAGACCACCAAGGGCAAGGAAGGGGCCGGGGGCTCCCCGCTCCGGAAGGAGGTCAAGATGGAAGCCCGGAAGCTGGAGGCTGAGAGTCTCAACATCTCCAAGCTGATGGCTAAGGCGGAAGACTTGCGCCGGgcgctggaggaggaaaaggcctACCTGAGCAGCAGGGCCCGGCCTCGGCCCGGGGGCCCAGCACCAGGGACCAGTGCaagcctggggcaggggcagggccagCTGGTTGGCATGTACCAGGGTGCAGACACCTTCATGCAGCAGCTTCTCAACAG GGTGGATGGCAAGGAGCTGCCCCCCAAGAGCTGGCGGGAACCCAAACCTGAGTATGGCGATTTCCAGACAGTGTCCTCTGACCCCAAGAACCCCTGGCCCGCCTGTGGGCCCCGAAATGGCCTGGTGGGCCCTCTCCAGGGCTGCGGAAAACCTCCTGGGAAG CCAAGCATCGAGCCAGGGAGGCAAGAAGAGATGCCCTCTGAGGACAGTCTGGCCGAGCCAGTGACCACCTCACACTTCACAG cCTGTGGCTCTTTGACTCGAACCCTGGACAGTGGCATTGGGACCTTCCCACCCCCAGACCATGGCAGCAGTGGGACCCCCAGCAAGAATCTTCCGAAGACCAAGCCACCACGGCTGGAGCCTCCACCAGGGGTGCCCCCAGCTCGGCCCCCACCCCTTACCAAAGTCCCCCGCCGTGCCCACACACTGGAGCGTGAGGTGCCCGGCATAGAGGAGCTGCTGGTGAGCGGGCGGCACCCCAGCATGCCGGCCTTCCCTGCCCTGCTCACCGCTGCTCCAGGCCACCGGGGCCATCAGACCTGTCCAGACG ATCCCTGCGAAGACCCAGGCCCACCCCCACCAGTCCAGCTGGCCAAGAACTGGACCTTTCCCAATGCCAGGGCAGCCAGCGGTTCCTCTGACCCTTTCTTATGCCCACCCCGACAACTGGAGGGACTGCCCAGGACCCCCATG gccctgcccatgGATGGAAAGCGGAGCCTGGAGCCCAGCCGCCCTGCCCCTGCGCCCCAGGGCCCGGCGTTTGGGGGCAGCCGCACCCCCAGCACATCGGACGTGGGCGAGGAAGGGAGAGTTGCCAGCGGGGGACCCCCGGGGCTGGAGACCTCTGAGTCTCTCAGCGACTCGCTCTACGACTCACTGTCCTCTTGCGGGAGTCAGGGCTGA